The DNA region TGTCACGTTGCTGTTCGCGTCGGTGTAGACCCGGCTGCGCACATTGCCGTCCGCGTCGGTGATGTCGTACCGCGTGTTGGCGTCGAGCCTGCGCGGAGGCGTCGTGGGGTCGAAGAACGACTGATCGTCGCCCAGCCGGACGGGACGGGCGGGCGGCGTGAAGTCGGGCTCCTCCCAGCGTCCGTCGATCTGATGCTGAGGGTTGAGGTCGTCGCCCTGCCCGCGATCGCGGGCGCTGTCGGCGTCCACGTCCTGCTTGTCCGCGTGCGAGGTGTCCGGGGTGAAGCCGTCGTCACTGGCCCGGCGGGCGGTGCCGTCGGGGCTGTGGACGTCCCATTCGCCGTTCGGCGGGATCTTGGGCCGGGGGCGGCCATCGGGACCGATCTCGTAGTCGGACGAGAAGACGCGCCCGTTCGAGTCGGTCCAGGCAGGCTTGCTCGGTGCCATCACCTCGGTGTCGAGTTCCTGCGACAGACGGCGCGCGAAATCGTTCGAGCCGGCGTCGCAGCCGATCAGCCGGACCGGGCGGCCGTCGTAATCCCCGTTGCGGCGCAGGATGTCCGCGAACTCTTCCGGGGTGTAGGTGCGGTTGCCGATGCGGGCGTGCCCGTCCGGCGTGACGTGCACGTCGACGGTGTAGCGGCCGTCCGGATCCGGGTGGACCCGGTGCGGCAGGTCGCCCATGTCGGCGTCGCCGCGGTGGTACGAACTACCCGCGGGCGTGCTTTCGGAATGCCGCTGGTTGACCTCGTCCGGCGTCAGCGGGCGATCGGGCTCGCCGTCGGGGCCGCGGTCGTGCGGCGAACCGTCGGGGTGACCGTTCGGGTCCTGGCGCGGGCCGTGCCCGTCCGGCGAGTGTGGCGGCCCGGAGTGGCCTCCGGGGCCGCGGCCGCCCGGGCCGGTGTTCCCGGGGCCGGTGCCGCCCGGCCGGTTGCCGGGGCCGTGCGTGCCCGGCGAACCGGGGGTGCCGGTGTGCGGCTGGGCGCCGGGGCCGAAGTCGTTGCCACGGGCGACCGGCTGAGGCTGATGCGGCTGGTTCGGCCGTCCGCCGGGGCCGGTCTGACCTGGACCGCGGCTGGGGCCGGTGTGGGTGTCGGGCGTGCGCGGGGCATGCGGGTCCGGGGTGCGCGGCGAACCGGGCGTGCCCGTCCAGCCGCCACCCTGCGGCCTGCCGCCGGGTGAACCCGGAGCGCCGCCGGGGGTGCCGCCCGGAGCGCCTTGAGGCGGCATGCCGCCGGCGATCGGCTGGCCCTGCGGCGGGACACCCGGCGAACCGTCGCCGCCGGTGCCGCCGCGCTGCGAAGGCATGTGCGACGGACCGGCGTCGCCGAGACGCGGTGCCGTGGGCGCGGTGCCGCTGGTCGTCGTGCCGCTGTCGGTCGGCCTGGTGGGGCTGCCGCCGTCGTTGCCGCCGTGGTGGCCGGGCGACGAGTCGGTGCGCGGGGTGGGGGAACCGCCGCCGCCGTCGCCGCCGTGCGTGCGGGGCGAGCCGCCGCCGTCGCCGGTGTGGCTGGGGGATCCGCCGCTGTCGGCGCGTGCGTGCGGGGCGGGGGAACCGCTGTCCGGGGTGTGGCTGGGGGAGCCGCTGTCGGTACGGGTGTGCGGAGCGGGCGAGCCCCCGTCCGGGGTGTGGCTGGGCGATCCGCCGCTGTCGGCCCGCGTATGCGGGGCAGGGGGACCGCTGTCGGGGGCGTGGCTCGGGGAGCCGCCGGTGTCGGCCCGCGTGTGCGGAGCGGGCGAACCGCTGTCGGCGCGGGTGTGCGGGGTGGAGGAGCCGCTGTCCGGGGTGTGGCTGGGCGAACCGCCGCTGTCCGCCCGCGTGTGCGGGGTGGGAGAGCCGCTGTCGGGTGTGTGGCTGGGCGAACCGCCGGTGTCCGCGCGGTTCGGGCTCGGCGAGCCGCCGTCGGACCGGGTGTGCGGAGACGACGTGTCGGAGCGGGCGGTGCCGGGGGAACCGTTGCCGCCGGCATCACCGTCCGAAGTGGACGGTCCATCGCCGGCGCGGTTGGGGGAGCCGCCATCGGAACGGGAAGACGAGCCGCCACCGTCGCCGCTGCGGGTGGTGTTCGACGGGGTGTCCCCGCTGGACCCGCCGTTCGAGCCGGAATCACCCGGCCGGCCGGTGTCACCGCCGGAGCCGTCGTTCGGGCCGCTGCCGGTGTCGCCGGAGTTGCCGCCGCCGGATCCATCGCCGGAACCGCTACCGCTACCGCTACCGGAACCGTCGCCGTCCGGACCGTCCCCGGAACCTGAGCCCGACCCGCCGCCGGACCCACCGGATCCGCCGCCGCTGCCGCCGCGCTGGATGAATCCGCCCGGCTTGATGTTCTTGGTGTTGATCACGTCCAGGCCGGTGACCTTGCCCGCGATCTTGCCGAAGATCTTGATGATCTTCTCGAAGACGTCGGCCAGCTTGCCGAGCAGCGGCGAGACCCGCCGCATCGCGTCGCACAGTTCCTTGAGCTTGTCGGCGATCTTCGCGGCCCACTTGGCGATCGCGGTGACGGCCTGCGCGACCACCACGGGCGTGCCGAAGCCGAGGGAGAACACCGTCTCCATGACCCACGCGATGAGCTTGCCGACCGCGTCCGCGATCAGCTGGCGGATGAACTCGCGGACGAACGCGACGATCTCGCCGAAGATCATCACGACGGTGCTGATCGCGCCCGCGACCGTCGCCGCGCCGCTGATCGCCTCGGCCTGTTCCGCGGCCTGCTTGCGGTACTGGTCGGCCGCCTCGCCCGTCCAGCCCGTGGTGCCGTTCTTGACCGCGTTCGAGAACTCGACCTGGGTGTCTTCCAGCTTCTTGGCTACGTTGCCCCAGGTTTCGGAGTACGACTGGATGACCGGCGGGTCGCCGGCGACGGCGTCCAGCATGTCCTTCAGCGGCTGCATGTGTTCCATCAGGAACGAGGCCACCGACGACATCAGATAGCCGAACGGGTCGATCGCGGCGCTGGCGAGCTCGCCCGCGAGGCTCAGCACACCGAGCCCGCCGCCGATCCAGTCGCCGTTCGAGATGCCGTTGAAGGCGTCCATCGCCGACTCGGCGACACCGATGCCCGCCGCGTAGCCGTATTCGCTGTTCCCGGCTGTCAGCGGCCCTGGGCCGTCGCCATCCGTCGGCGCCTTTGCGACGAGCGGGTTTCCCTCGGGCATCAGTCAGGCACCTGCGCGTTCTTGAACTCGGCGGCGAAGTTCTCGTCCTGCGTCTGGTAGGCGTTCGACGCGGACCGCACGTTGTTCGCCACCGCGGTCGCGGCCTCGACGGCCTTGTTCAGCGCGTTGATGCCGAACTCCTCGACCGGGTCGAGCATCATCCGGAACGGCTGGCAGATGATGCCGTACGCGTCGGTCGGCATGCTCACCTGCTGCGCGGCGTCGACCGCCGTGCGCAGGCCGTCGGCGATGCCGTCGATCTGCTTGGCGTGCGCGTCGAGGTCGGCGCCGAGCTCAAAACCCTTGCCTGCCATGGTTTCTCCCCTCTACCAGGCCGGATGAACGTCTACGAAAGGATGCTGCCGCCGAAGTCGTCGTCATCGTCGTCCTGCGTGCGGCGGCGGCGCGGGATTGGCTTCGGCTGAGGTGGATTCTGGGGCGGGTTCGCCTGCGCGGGCGGCAGCGAGGGCTCGTCCTCCTCCGGGCCGAAGCGGTGGTGCCGCTCGGGTTCCGGCGGTGCGAGGTTCTCCTCCGGCGGAGCTTCCGGGAAGGTGCTCTGCGCTTCCGCGATCACCCTGTTCGCCGTCTCGTCGGTCGTGCCGACGGTCTCGGCCATCGCCGCCTGCAGCAGTTCGGGGATCCGCGACTGCGCGAGCTGGACGAGGCGCATGACCTGCGACGAGATCTCCGCCATCCGTTTGCCGCTCGCGGCTTCGGAGATGACGAGGTTCGTGAGGAGGCCCTTCGAGTCGA from Amycolatopsis sp. EV170708-02-1 includes:
- a CDS encoding YbaB/EbfC family nucleoid-associated protein, which translates into the protein MPDNVDASERMVDNWTKQIQETAARYQAMAARMQGQTVTERSKDNTIEVTIDSKGLLTNLVISEAASGKRMAEISSQVMRLVQLAQSRIPELLQAAMAETVGTTDETANRVIAEAQSTFPEAPPEENLAPPEPERHHRFGPEEDEPSLPPAQANPPQNPPQPKPIPRRRRTQDDDDDDFGGSILS
- a CDS encoding type VII secretion target, coding for MAGKGFELGADLDAHAKQIDGIADGLRTAVDAAQQVSMPTDAYGIICQPFRMMLDPVEEFGINALNKAVEAATAVANNVRSASNAYQTQDENFAAEFKNAQVPD